From Stigmatopora argus isolate UIUO_Sarg chromosome 14, RoL_Sarg_1.0, whole genome shotgun sequence, the proteins below share one genomic window:
- the LOC144088163 gene encoding myosin-4-like: MSSDGEMAIFGPAAQYLRKSEKERTEAQTRPFDSKTACFVSDDKELYVKATIQDKAEGKVTAKTEDDRTVTMRDDQVFPMNPPKFDKIEDMVMMTHLHEPAVLYNLKERYAAWMIYTYSGLFCVTVNPYKWLPVYNPEVVQAYRGKKRMEVPPHIFALSDNAYQSMLTDRENQSILITGESGAGKTVNTKRVIQYFATIAVSADKKKEAISKMKGTLEDQIIQANPLLEAFGNAKTVRNDNSSRFGKFIRIHFGATGKLASADIETYLLEKSRVSFQLAAERSYHIFYQLTCNKKPELIDLLLITTNPYDFSYISHGEISVKSIDDAEELMATDEAFDILGFTPDEKMSIYKLTGAVMHYGNMKFKQKQREEQAEPDGTEEADKAAYLMGLNSADLLKNLCYPRVKVGNEYVTKGQNVQQVYNSIGALAKSVYEKMFLWMVQRINLQLDTKQSRQHFIGVLDIAGFEIFDFNSMEQLCINFTNEKLQQFFNHHMFVLEQEEYKKEGIDWEFIDFGMDLAACIELIEKPMGIFSILEEECMFPKSTDVSFKNKLYDQHLGKNNCFLKPKLVKGKPEAHFSLLHYAGMVDYNISGWLEKNKDPLNESVVQLYQKSSVKILAAFYITFSGTDDAPAGGSKKVSKKKGASFQTVSALFRENLGKLMTNLRTTHPHFVRCLIPNETKTPGTMDNQLVLHQLRCNGVLEGIRICRKGFPSRIIYGDFKQRYRILNASAVPEGQFMDNKKAAEKLLGSIDVDHTQYKFGHTKVFFKAGLLGALEEMRDERLAQVVKSTQALCRGYLVRLEYQKMMDRREGIYTIQYNFRSFMNVKHWPWMKLYFKLKPLLKSAEAEKEMAQLKVDFTKINEDFSKAENRRREIEEKMVSVVQERNDLLLQIQAESDNLLDAEERCEGLIKSKIQLEAKINEVMERMEDEEELNAELTAKKRKLEDECSELKRDIDDLELTLAKVEKEKHAVENKVKNLTDEIMSQDENMSKLSKEKKALQEAHQQTLDDLQAEEEKVNILSKAKAKLEQQVDELEGSLEQEKKIRMDQERAKRKLEGDLKLSLESVMDLENEKQQLDEKLKKKDFETSQLQTKVEDEQVLASQLQKKIKEIQARSEELEEEIEAERAARAKAEKQRSDISRELEDITERLEESGASTAIQVEANKKQEAEFLKLRRELEERSLQHEATSSALRKKHADTLAELGEQLDNIQRIRQKLDKEKSELRLEMDDLSSNLESVAKAKIHLEKTCRSLEDQLMEIKAKEEEQQKLLNDASSQNTRLQTENVEMSRQLEEKQALLSQLSRGKQSYLQQIDELKRLHEEEVKAKNALAHGFQSTQHDCELLREQYEEEQEAKAELHRCLSKANSDVAQWRNKYETDAIQRNEELEEAKKKLALRLQEAEEAIEAVNSKCSSLEKTKQRLQGEVEDLMMDIERSNTAAATLDKKQRNFDKVLAEWKQKYEEGQTELESTLKEVRTLGTENFKMKNAFEECLEQLETYKRENKNLQQEIVDITEQVGEMGKNIHELEKCKKQAEQEKLEAQTSLEEAEASLEHEESKILRVQLELNQVKSEVDKKIAEKDEELDQMKRNGQRIVDSMQCNLDAEVRSRNDALRVKKKMEGDLNEMEIQLSHANRQSSEAQKQLRNIHAQLKDVQIQLDDVMRSNEDMKEQVTMAERRSNLVQSEMEEIRTALEQTERSRKLAEQELLDAGERVQLLHSQNTSLLNSRKKLEADLSQIQGEMDDSLQSSRNAEEKAKKAITDAAMMAEELKKEQDTSAHLERMKKNLETTVKDLQQRLDEAESLAMRGGKKQLQKLEARVRELENELEGEQRHGSDAVKGARKLERKIKELTYQSEEEKKTAMRLQELVDKLQLKVKVYKRQAEEAEEQANIHMTKLKKVQHELEEAEERADIAESQVNKMKVKNRDMAKSKDSGE, from the exons ATGAGCAGCGACGGCGAAATGGCGATCTTCGGGCCCGCCGCCCAGTACCTCCGAAAGTCCGAGAAGGAACGAACGGAGGCGCAAACTCGACCATTTGACAGCAAAACGGCTTGTTTTGTCAGCGATGACAAAGAGTTGTACGTCAAAGCAACCATCCAGGACAAGGCGGAAGGAAAAGTCACCGCCAAGACTGAAGATGACAGG ACGGTGACCATGAGGGATGACCAAGTGTTCCCGATGAATCCTCCCAAGTTCGACAAGATCGAGGACATGGTCATGATGACGCACCTCCACGAACCGGCCGTGCTCTACAATCTGAAGGAACGCTACGCCGCCTGGATGATTTAC ACGTACTCTGGTCTTTTCTGCGTGACCGTCAACCCTTACAAGTGGCTGCCAGTCTACAACCCCGAAGTGGTCCAGGCCTACCGAGGCAAGAAAAGGATGGAGGTTCCGCCTCACATCTTCGCCCTGTCTGATAACGCCTATCAATCCATGCTGACGG ATCGTGAAAACCAGTCCATCCTCATCAC CGGAGAATCTGGCGCAGGAAAGACGGTCAACACCAAGCGGGTTATTCAGTACTTTGCCACCATTGCCGTGTCTGCAGACAAGAAAAAGGAAGCCATCAGTAAAATGAAG GGAACGCTGGAGGACCAAATTATCCAGGCCAACCCCTTGCTGGAGGCCTTTGGCAATGCCAAAACTGTCAGGAACGACAACTCTTCTCGCTTT GGTAAATTCATCCGAATACATTTTGGCGCCACCGGAAAATTGGCATCGGCAGATATCGAAACAT ATCTGTTGGAAAAGTCTAGAGTTTCCTTCCAGTTGGCGGCCGAGAGGAGCTATCACATCTTCTATCAGCTGACTTGCAACAAAAAGCCAGAACTCATTG ACCTGCTCCTCATCACCACCAACCCTTACGACTTTTCCTACATCAGCCACGGGGAGATCAGCGTGAAAAGCATTGATGACGCTGAAGAGTTAATGGCGACAGAC GAGGCTTTCGACATTCTGGGTTTCACGCCGGATGAAAAAATGTCCATCTACAAACTAACGGGAGCTGTGATGCATTACGGGAACATGAAGTTCAAGCAGAAACAGCGAGAGGAACAGGCAGAACCAGATGGCACTGAAG AGGCTGACAAGGCTGCGTATTTGATGGGTCTCAACTCAGCTGACCTTCTGAAGAACCTCTGTTACCCACGCGTGAAGGTGGGCAACGAGTACGTCACcaagggccaaaatgtgcagcAG GTGTACAATTCCATTGGCGCTTTGGCCAAATCTGTTTATGAGAAGATGTTCCTGTGGATGGTGCAGCGCATCAACCTGCAGCTGGACACCAAGCAATCTAGGCAACACTTCATCGGTGTACTGGACATTGCTGGATTTGAAATCTTTGAC TTCAACAGCATGGAGCAGCTCTGCATCAACTTTACCAACGAGAAGTTGCAGCAGTTCTTTAACCATCACATGTTTGTGCTGGAACAAGAAGAGTACAAGAAGGAAGGCATCGACTGGGAGTTTATCGACTTTGGCATGGACCTGGCGGCCTGTATCGAGCTCATTGAGAAG CCGATGGGGATTTTCTCAATCTTAGAGGAGGAGTGCATGTTCCCCAAATCGACCGACGTATCTTTCAAGAACAAACTTTACGACCAACACCTTGGCAAGAACAACTGCTTCCTAAAGCCCAAATTGGTCAAGGGAAAGCCAGAAGCTCACTTCTCGCTTTTGCACTACGCCGGCATGGTGGACTACAACATTAGCGGCTGGCTGGAGAAGAACAAGGACCCGCTGAATGAGTCTGTGGTTCAGCTGTACCAGAAGTCGTCGGTCAAGATCCTAGCAGCGTTTTATATCACCTTCTCTGGAACAGATG ATGCACCAGCTGGAGGCAGCAAAAAAGTCTCCAAGAAGAAGGGAGCATCTTTCCAGACAGTGTCAGCGTTGTTCAGG GAGAATCTTGGGAAGCTTATGACAAACCTGAGGACCACTCATCCTCACTTTGTGAGATGTCTCATTCCAAATGAGACAAAAACTCCAG GAACAATGGATAACCAGCTGGTCCTCCACCAGCTGCGCTGCAATGGCGTCCTGGAAGGTATCCGCATCTGCAGGAAAGGATTTCCTAGCAGGATTATTTACGGAGACTTCAAGCAAAG GTACCGGATTCTTAACGCCAGTGCTGTTCCAGAAGGACAGTTCATGGATAACAAGAAAGCAGCAGAGAAACTTCTGGGCTCCATCGATGTGGATCACACGCAGTACAAGTTTGGACACACAAAG GTGTTCTTTAAAGCTGGCTTGTTGGGCGCTCTGGAGGAGATGAGAGATGAACGATTAGCTCAGGTGGTGAAGTCCACTCAGGCACTTTGCCGAGGTTATCTGGTCCGACTTGAGTACCAGAAAATGATGGACAGGAG GGAGGGGATATACACCATACAGTACAACTTCCGTTCCTTCATGAATGTCAAACACTGGCCGTGGATGAAGCTCTACTTCAAGCTCAAACCACTGCTCAAGAGCGCCGAGGCCGAGAAGGAAATGGCCCAATTAAAGGTGGACTTTACCAAGATCAACGAAGATTTCTCCAAGGCAGAAAACCGACGGCGGGAGATTGAGGAGAAAATGGTCTCTGTTGTTCAAGAACGGAATGATCTTCTCCTTCAAATCCAGGCG GAGTCGGACAACTTGTTGGATGCCGAGGAACGCTGTGAGGGCCTCATCAAAAGCAAGATCCAACTGGAGGCCAAGATAAACGAAGTGATGGAGAGAATGGAGGATGAGGAAGAACTGAATGCCGAGCTCACGGCAAAGAAGCGAAAGCTCGAAGATGAGTGTTCAGAACTCAAGCGGGATATTGATGACTTGGAGCTGACCTTAGCCAAAGTGGAGAAGGAGAAACATGCAGTGGAAAACAAG GTGAAAAACCTGACTGACGAGATCATGAGTCAGGATGAGAACATGAGCAAATTGTCTAAGGAGAAAAAAGCCCTGCAAGAAGCCCATCAGCAGACCTTGGATGACCTGCAGGCCGAAGAAGAAAAGGTCAACATTCTCAGCAAAGCCAAAGCCAAGTTAGAGCAGCAGGTTGACGAG TTGGAAGGTTCTCTGGAGCAGGAGAAGAAGATCCGAATGGACCAGGAAAGAGCCAAGAGAAAATTGGAGGGTGATCTCAAACTTTCCCTTGAGTCCGTTATGGACCTAGAAAATGAAAAGCAGCAGCTGGATGAGAagcttaaaaa AAAAGATTTTGAAACTTCCCAGCTGCAGACAAAGGTCGAAGACGAACAAGTTCTTGCATCACagctgcagaaaaaaatcaaagagatCCAG GCCCGATCAGAAGAGCTGGAGGAGGAAATCGAGGCGGAGCGTGCCGCCCGAGCCAAAGCGGAGAAGCAGAGGTCCGATATATCTCGTGAGCTGGAGGACATCACCGAGAGGCTGGAGGAGTCTGGGGCCTCCACCGCCATTCAGGTGGAAGCCAACAAGAAGCAGGAGGCTGAGTTTCTCAAGCTGCGCAGAGAACTGGAGGAGCGGTCGCTCCAGCACGAGGCCACGTCCTCCGCCCTGCGCAAGAAACACGCAGACACCCTGGCTGAGCTGGGGGAACAACTAGACAACATCCAGCGGATCCGCCAGAAGTTAGACAAGGAAAAGAGCGAGCTGCGTTTGGAGATGGACGATCTGTCTAGCAACCTAGAGAGTGTGGCCAAAGCCAAG ATTCACTTGGAGAAAACCTGCCGCTCGCTCGAAGATCAACTCATGGAGATTAAGGCcaaagaggaggagcagcaGAAGTTACTGAACGATGCGTCCAGCCAAAACACTCGACTGCAGACCGAAAATG TCGAAATGTCTCGCCAACTTGAGGAGAAACAAGCACTTCTGTCTCAGCTCTCTCGAGGAAAGCAAAGCTACCTCCAGCAGATTGACGAGCTAAAAAGACTTCACGAGGAGGAAGTGAAG GCAAAGAACGCGCTGGCCCACGGTTTTCAGTCCACACAACACGACTGCGAGCTTCTGAGAGAACAGTacgaggaggagcaggaggccAAGGCGGAGCTTCATCGTTGCCTCTCCAAGGCCAACAGCGACGTGGCccagtggagaaacaaatacgAGACGGATGCCATCCAGCGCAATGAAGAGCTGGAGGAAGCCAA GAAGAAGCTGGCACTGCGTTTGCAAGAAGCAGAAGAAGCCATAGAGGCCGTCAACTCCAAATGTTCATCTCTGGAGAAGACAAAGCAACGGCTGCAAGGAGAAGTGGAAGACCTGATGATGGATATAGAGAGGTCCAATACCGCTGCTGCCACCTTGGACAAAAAGCAACGGAACTTTGATAAG GTTTTAGCGGAATGGAAGCAGAAGTATGAGGAGGGGCAAACAGAACTGGAGTCGACACTCAAAGAAGTGCGCACTTTGGGCACTGAGAACTTTAAGATGAAGAATGCTTTTGAAGAATGCTTGGAACAACTGGAGACCTACAAGCGTGAAAACAAGAACCTTCAGC aggAGATTGTGGATATCACTGAGCAAGTGGGagaaatgggaaaaaacatCCACGAGCTTGAAAAATGCAAGAAACAAGCCGAGCAAGAAAAGTTGGAGGCCCAGACATCTCTGGAGGAAGCCGAG GCCTCCCTGGAACACGAGGAGTCCAAGATTCTACGGGTCCAGCTAGAGCTTAACCAGGTAAAGAGCGAAGTGGACAAGAAGATAGCCGAAAAGGACGAAGAGCTGGATCAGATGAAGAGGAACGGCCAACGCATTGTTGACTCCATGCAATGCAACCTGGACGCCGAAGTGAGGAGCAGAAATGACGCGCTGCGAGTTAAGAAGAAAATGGAGGGGGACCTCAACGAGATGGAGATCCAGCTCAGCCACGCCAACAGGCAGTCAAGCGAGGCTCAGAAACAGCTGAGGAACATTCATGCCCAGCTGAAG GATGTTCAAATTCAGCTGGATGATGTCATGAGGAGCAACGAGGACATGAAGGAACAGGTCACCATGGCTGAGCGCAGAAGCAACTTGGTGCAGTCGGAAATGGAAGAAATCCGAACCGCCCTGGAACAGACGGAGAGGAGCCGCAAATTGGCGGAGCAGGAGTTGCTGGATGCTGGCGAAAGAGTCCAGTTGCTCCACTCGCAG aacacCAGTCTGTTGAACAGCCGCAAAAAGTTGGAGGCGGACCTGTCTCAAATTCAAGGCGAGATGGACGACAGCCTACAGAGCTCTCGGAATGCGGAGGAAAAGGCCAAGAAGGCCATCACCGAC GCTGCCATGATGGCCGAAGAGCTGAAGAAGGAGCAAGACACCAGCGCTCACCTGGAGAGGATGAAAAAGAACCTGGAGACCACCGTCAAGGATCTACAACAGCGTCTGGATGAGGCTGAGAGCCTGGCTATGAGGGGCGGGAAGAAGCAGCTACAGAAACTGGAAGCCAGG GTGCGGGAGCTGGAAAACGAGCTGGAGGGGGAGCAAAGACACGGTTCCGACGCTGTGAAAGGGGCACGCAAGCTGGAACGCAAGATTAAGGAACTCACCTATCAG TCGGAGGAGGAAAAGAAGACCGCCATGAGGCTGCAGGAGCTGGTGGACAAACTCCAGCTGAAGGTCAAAGTGTACAAGCGGCAGGCCGAGGAGGCG GAGGAGCAAGCCAACATCCACATGACCAAACTGAAGAAGGTGCAGCACGAGCTGGAGGAGGCCGAAGAGCGAGCCGACATCGCCGAGTCGCAGGTTAACAAGATGAAAGTCAAAAATCGGGACATGGCCAAG agtAAAGACAGCGGGGAGTAA
- the gas7a gene encoding growth arrest-specific protein 7a isoform X2 yields the protein MMSATKPPGSVSPARRRVHEVKETKTTINGVTFPLPGEGPEQQLLKPNEWSYCDYFWTDKKDPQGATSVGGFEVLLQKQLKGKQMQKEMAEFVHERIKIEEEYAKNLSKLSLSTLAAQEEGTLGEAWTQLKKSLHDEAEVHLKFSNKLHTEVEKPLLTFRADNFKKDLKKYDHHIAELRKQLASRYAGVEKARKALAERQKDLEVKTQQLEIKLSNKTEEDIKKARRKSTQAGDDLMRCVDVYNQAQSKWFEEMVTSSMELEKLEVDRIEWIQQHLRQYTTLRHETDMFNQGTVEPVDQLLQKVDPAKDRELWVQDNKTGHARPVDLDI from the exons ATGATGAGCGCCACCAAG CCGCCCGGATCGGTGTCACCCGCCAGGAGGCGAGTCCACGAGGTGAAGGAGACCAAGACCACG ATCAATGGAGTGACGTTCCCGCTTCCTGGAGAAGGACCTGAGCAGCAGCTGCTCAAACCCAACGAATGGAGCTACTGCGATTACTTCTGG ACAGACAAGAAGGACCCACAGGGGGCCACATCGGTTGGAGGGTTCGAGGTTCTGCTGCAGAAGCAACTGAAGGGCAAACAGATGCAAAAGGAGATGGCGGAGTTTGTCCACGAAAG GATTAAAATTGAGGAGGAGTATGCCAAGAACCTGTCCAAGCTGTCCCTCAGCACTTTGGCGGCTCAGGAAGAAGG GACTCTCGGCGAAGCTTGGACTCAGTTGAAGAAAAGTCTCCACGACGAAGCCGAAGTCCACCTCAAGTTCTCCAACAAG CTCCACACCGAGGTGGAGAAACCTCTGCTGACGTTCCGAGCAGACAACTTCAAGAAGGACCTGAAGAAGTATGACCATCACATTGCCGAGCTCAGGAAACAACTGGCCAGCCGATACGCCGGTGTCGAGAAG GCCCGTAAAGCTCTCGCCGAACGGCAGAAAGATCTGGAAGTGAAGACGCAGCAACTGGAGATCAAACTCAGCAACAAAACCGAAGAAGACATCAAGAAGGCTCGCAGGAAATCCACACAAGCAG GAGACGACTTGATGCGCTGCGTGGATGTTTACAACCAGGCGCAGTCCAAATGGTTTGAGGAGATGGTGACCTCCAGCATG GAACTGGAAAAACTGGAAGTGGATCGCATCGAATGGATTCAGCAACATCTTCGTCAGTACACCACGCTCAGGCACGAGACGGACATGTTCAATCAGGGC ACGGTGGAGCCGGTGGACCAACTGCTGCAGAAGGTGGACCCGGCTAAGGACCGAGAGCTTTGGGTTCAAGACAACAAGACGGGTCACGCCAGGCCTGTCGACTTGGACATCTGA
- the gas7a gene encoding growth arrest-specific protein 7a isoform X1, producing the protein MEGSFDTEESFDDPSCLAPQPPGSVSPARRRVHEVKETKTTINGVTFPLPGEGPEQQLLKPNEWSYCDYFWTDKKDPQGATSVGGFEVLLQKQLKGKQMQKEMAEFVHERIKIEEEYAKNLSKLSLSTLAAQEEGTLGEAWTQLKKSLHDEAEVHLKFSNKLHTEVEKPLLTFRADNFKKDLKKYDHHIAELRKQLASRYAGVEKARKALAERQKDLEVKTQQLEIKLSNKTEEDIKKARRKSTQAGDDLMRCVDVYNQAQSKWFEEMVTSSMELEKLEVDRIEWIQQHLRQYTTLRHETDMFNQGTVEPVDQLLQKVDPAKDRELWVQDNKTGHARPVDLDI; encoded by the exons ATGGAGGGCAGCTTTGACACCGAGGAGAGTTTTGACGACCCGTCGTGTCTCGCCCCGCAGCCGCCCGGATCGGTGTCACCCGCCAGGAGGCGAGTCCACGAGGTGAAGGAGACCAAGACCACG ATCAATGGAGTGACGTTCCCGCTTCCTGGAGAAGGACCTGAGCAGCAGCTGCTCAAACCCAACGAATGGAGCTACTGCGATTACTTCTGG ACAGACAAGAAGGACCCACAGGGGGCCACATCGGTTGGAGGGTTCGAGGTTCTGCTGCAGAAGCAACTGAAGGGCAAACAGATGCAAAAGGAGATGGCGGAGTTTGTCCACGAAAG GATTAAAATTGAGGAGGAGTATGCCAAGAACCTGTCCAAGCTGTCCCTCAGCACTTTGGCGGCTCAGGAAGAAGG GACTCTCGGCGAAGCTTGGACTCAGTTGAAGAAAAGTCTCCACGACGAAGCCGAAGTCCACCTCAAGTTCTCCAACAAG CTCCACACCGAGGTGGAGAAACCTCTGCTGACGTTCCGAGCAGACAACTTCAAGAAGGACCTGAAGAAGTATGACCATCACATTGCCGAGCTCAGGAAACAACTGGCCAGCCGATACGCCGGTGTCGAGAAG GCCCGTAAAGCTCTCGCCGAACGGCAGAAAGATCTGGAAGTGAAGACGCAGCAACTGGAGATCAAACTCAGCAACAAAACCGAAGAAGACATCAAGAAGGCTCGCAGGAAATCCACACAAGCAG GAGACGACTTGATGCGCTGCGTGGATGTTTACAACCAGGCGCAGTCCAAATGGTTTGAGGAGATGGTGACCTCCAGCATG GAACTGGAAAAACTGGAAGTGGATCGCATCGAATGGATTCAGCAACATCTTCGTCAGTACACCACGCTCAGGCACGAGACGGACATGTTCAATCAGGGC ACGGTGGAGCCGGTGGACCAACTGCTGCAGAAGGTGGACCCGGCTAAGGACCGAGAGCTTTGGGTTCAAGACAACAAGACGGGTCACGCCAGGCCTGTCGACTTGGACATCTGA
- the rcvrna gene encoding recoverin a gives MGNTKSSTLSKELLEDLKSNTKYTETELCRWYQSFLRECPGGKISKEQFEGIYASFFPDADPTAYARHVFRSFDTNADGTLDFKEYMVALHLTSGGKTRQKLEWAFALYDVDGNGTISKSEILEIVRSIFNMIPADDQENLSEDENTPEKRAEKVWRFFGKKENDKISEDEFIQGVMNNKDILRLIQYDEPQKIKNKLKEKKQ, from the exons ATGGGGAACACCAAAAGCAGCACTTTGTCCAAGGAACTGCTGGAGGACCTGAAATCCAACACCAAATACACAGAAACCGAGCTGTGCCGATGGTACCAGTCCTTCCTTCGGGAATGTCCCGGCGGGAAGATTAGCAAGGAGCAGTTTGAAGGCATCTATGCCAGTTTCTTTCCAGATGCTGACCCCACCGCCTACGCTCGCCACGTCTTCCGGAGCTTCGACACCAACGCCGATGGGACCCTGGACTTCAAGGAGTACATGGTGGCGCTGCACCTGACCTCAGGTGGCAAGACTCGGCAAAAACTGGAGTGGGCCTTTGCGCTCTATGACGTGGACGGCAATGGAACTATCAGCAAGAGCGAGATCCTGGAGATCGTCAGG TCAATCTTCAACATGATCCCAGCTGACGACCAGGAAAACCTTTCCGAAGATGAAAACACGCCAGAGAAGAGAGCGGAGAAGGTGTGGCGCTTCTTCGGGAAAAAGGAAAATG ACAAAATCTCGGAGGACGAGTTCATCCAGGGCGTGATGAACAACAAGGACATCTTGCGCCTCATCCAGTATGACGAACCTCAGAAGATTAAAAAcaagctgaaggagaagaaacaaTAG